The Flavobacterium sp. 140616W15 sequence CAAAAACTTTAACGCACAAAAGATATGGACGAAAAGAAATTAGAAGAAGAATTAAAAAAATTATGGAATGAAACTCCTATTCCTCATTCTGACTCTGAAAAAGAGGCTTCTTGGGAACAATTCCAATCGAAGACATTCCCATCCAAAAAACAAAAATTTGGTTCATGGCGCCATTATGCAGCCGCAGCCGCTATTTTAATTTTTACTCTTATCGGGGTAGGTCTGTACTTTACTAATGACCCAATAAGTAACAATATTGAAATTGTGGAAAATACGATAGAAAACACCACTTCTATAATTAAAATTGTAGCCCTACCAGATAGTACAAAAGTAGAGTTGAGTCCAAATTCCAAAATTATGTATGCTACTAATTTTGCTGTTAATAGAAAAGTAGAAATTAGTGGAGAAGCTTATTTTAAAGTAAAAAAAGATAAAAAACATCCTTTTCAGGTGTTTTGTAA is a genomic window containing:
- a CDS encoding FecR family protein, yielding MDEKKLEEELKKLWNETPIPHSDSEKEASWEQFQSKTFPSKKQKFGSWRHYAAAAAILIFTLIGVGLYFTNDPISNNIEIVENTIENTTSIIKIVALPDSTKVELSPNSKIMYATNFAVNRKVEISGEAYFKVKKDKKHPFQVFCNETTTTVLGTAFTVKGYPKKEVAVELYEGSVEMSVKNQDKKWILKPGEKFIYGNEIASVTEFNRFLDFDNEKLSTISTYIESNYGYKVTIPQEYYNQRITVRINKKEDLKTIVQLISEMYNLNFEVNEKLKQITFQ